One segment of Bradyrhizobium sp. CB2312 DNA contains the following:
- a CDS encoding 4Fe-4S binding protein has translation MPFKIVASQCTSCSACEPLCPNDAISEKGGSFVIEAAKCTECVGHFDEPQCVAACPVDNTCVVDTSLPRYQAPA, from the coding sequence GTGCCGTTCAAGATTGTCGCCTCGCAGTGTACGAGCTGCTCAGCCTGTGAACCCTTATGCCCGAACGATGCTATCTCGGAGAAGGGGGGGAGCTTCGTCATCGAAGCAGCGAAATGCACTGAATGTGTTGGCCATTTCGACGAGCCGCAATGTGTCGCCGCCTGTCCGGTCGACAACACCTGCGTGGTTGACACATCCTTGCCTCGCTACCAGGCGCCAGCTTAA
- the nifB gene encoding nitrogenase cofactor biosynthesis protein NifB, producing MNAVVGRGKYVEAAVDGGKMKSAAEHKGCRASANTGQASCGSQAGQGDLPIEIWEKVKNHPCYSEEAHHHYARMHVAVAPACNIQCNYCNRKYNCTNESRPGVVSEKLTPEQAVRKVLAVATAIPQMTVLGIAGPGDPLANPAKTFKTFELVAKAAPDIKLCLSTNGLALPDHIDTVARSKVDHVTITINTIDPEIGAKIYPWIFFNHKRYTGIDATRILTDRQLQGLEMLSERGILCKVNSVMIPNINDRHLVEVNKAVKSRGAFLHNIMPLISAPEHGTVFGLNGQRGPTAWELKALQDACEGEIKMMRHCRQCRADAVGLLGEDRSAEFTTDQVMKMDVQYDLDMRKEYQSRVDRERAAKVAAGQKELAECAGEMSAITLLVAVATKGSGLINEHFGHAKEFQVYELSTSGAKFVGYRRVDVYCQGGYGEENRLSAIMGGIHDCHAVFVSKIGGCPKSKLIEAGIEPVDQYAHEFIEKSAIAWFKSYLDKVKRGEIQHVQRGGAAIRQGSGISAA from the coding sequence ATGAACGCGGTCGTGGGACGCGGAAAATATGTCGAAGCTGCAGTGGATGGCGGCAAGATGAAGTCCGCCGCCGAGCATAAGGGCTGCCGCGCTTCCGCCAACACCGGGCAGGCGAGCTGCGGCTCGCAGGCAGGGCAAGGCGATCTGCCGATCGAAATCTGGGAAAAGGTCAAGAACCATCCCTGCTACAGCGAAGAAGCGCATCATCATTACGCTCGCATGCATGTCGCGGTCGCGCCTGCCTGCAACATCCAGTGCAATTACTGCAACCGAAAATACAACTGCACCAATGAATCGCGTCCGGGTGTGGTAAGCGAGAAGCTCACGCCCGAGCAGGCGGTAAGAAAAGTGCTCGCGGTCGCGACCGCCATTCCGCAGATGACGGTCCTTGGCATCGCTGGTCCCGGCGACCCCCTGGCCAATCCGGCAAAGACGTTCAAGACCTTCGAGCTGGTCGCCAAGGCGGCTCCAGACATCAAACTTTGTTTGTCAACCAACGGACTGGCTCTCCCGGACCATATTGATACCGTCGCCAGGTCCAAAGTTGACCACGTCACCATCACTATCAACACGATCGATCCCGAAATCGGCGCCAAGATCTATCCGTGGATCTTCTTCAACCACAAGCGCTACACCGGCATCGACGCGACAAGAATACTTACCGATCGCCAGCTGCAAGGCCTCGAGATGCTTAGCGAACGAGGTATCCTGTGCAAGGTCAACTCGGTGATGATCCCGAACATCAACGACCGCCACTTGGTCGAGGTCAACAAGGCGGTGAAGTCGCGCGGTGCCTTCCTTCACAATATCATGCCACTGATCTCCGCGCCCGAGCACGGCACCGTATTTGGCCTCAACGGTCAGCGCGGACCGACTGCGTGGGAATTGAAGGCGCTGCAAGATGCTTGTGAAGGGGAGATAAAAATGATGCGGCACTGCCGCCAGTGCCGCGCCGATGCGGTCGGTCTACTCGGGGAGGATCGCAGCGCAGAGTTCACCACCGATCAGGTCATGAAAATGGACGTCCAATATGACTTAGACATGCGCAAGGAATATCAGAGCAGGGTAGACCGTGAGCGTGCCGCCAAAGTCGCGGCCGGCCAAAAGGAGCTTGCCGAATGTGCCGGAGAGATGAGCGCGATCACTCTTCTAGTGGCCGTCGCAACCAAGGGCTCGGGGTTGATCAACGAGCACTTTGGGCATGCAAAGGAATTCCAGGTTTACGAACTTTCTACATCCGGCGCCAAATTCGTCGGCTACCGCCGCGTGGACGTTTACTGCCAGGGTGGTTATGGCGAGGAGAACAGGCTTTCCGCCATCATGGGGGGCATCCATGACTGCCATGCGGTCTTCGTGTCCAAGATCGGCGGCTGCCCGAAAAGCAAACTGATCGAGGCGGGGATCGAGCCCGTCGATCAATACGCCCATGAGTTCATTGAGAAGTCGGCGATCGCCTGGTTCAAATCCTATCTGGACAAGGTGAAACGCGGGGAGATCCAGCACGTGCAGCGCGGCGGCGCCGCGATCCGGCAAGGATCTGGGATCTCTGCAGCGTAA